Proteins encoded in a region of the Diospyros lotus cultivar Yz01 chromosome 9, ASM1463336v1, whole genome shotgun sequence genome:
- the LOC127809295 gene encoding protein FAR1-RELATED SEQUENCE 2-like translates to MVPCVTKYAIEKQFQEVYTISKFREFQEEFTGKVYCEVVSSDMGCPVPSCHLFEFRGIVCRHAISVLLHNDVTVVPERHILKRWRRDVSRRHTRVAVNYDGWINTPTQIRFDKMCNAFTNVADLAADDENQVCGIMEWIESKTAQLSMSQPIHGSESNLHSQVNVQVALNSLSTELVGSANTLDPICSRTRGAPKKLRKKGQLEKSYKKSKVTWYNILINICNEGQEREISVTLKTS, encoded by the exons ATGGTCCCATGTGTCACTAAATATGCAATTGAAAAGCAATTTCAGGAAGTGTacacaatatcaaaatttaggGAATTTCAAGAGGAATTTACTGGGAAGGTTTACTGTGAAGTTGTATCTTCTGATATGGGTTGTCCAGTGCCAAG CTGTCATCTATTCGAGTTCAGGGGAATAGTGTGCAGGCATGCGATATCAGTTTTGCTCCATAATGATGTCACAGTAGTTCCCGAGAGGCATATTCTCAAGAGGTGGAGGCGAGATGTAAGTAGACGACACACGAGAGTAGCAGTTAATTACGATGGTTGGATAAACACTCCAACTCAAATAAGATTTGACAAAATGTGCAATGCCTTTACTAATGTAGCGGACTTGGCAGCTGATGATGAAAACCAAGTTTGTGGGATCATGGAGTGGATTGAATCTAAAACAGCTCAACTTTCCATGTCTCAACCCATACATGGCAGTGAAAGTAATTTGCATTCCCAAGTAAATGTACAAGTGGCCCTTAATTCTCTATCAACAGAACTTGTTGGAAGTGCAAACACGTTGGATCCAATATGCTCGAGAACTAGAGGAGCTCCGAAGAAACTGCGGAAAAAAGGTCAATTGGAGAAGAGTTATAAGAAATCCAAG GTAACGTGGTACAATATTTTAATCAATATTTGCAATGAGGGCCAGGAGCGTGAGATTT